The Gossypium hirsutum isolate 1008001.06 chromosome A03, Gossypium_hirsutum_v2.1, whole genome shotgun sequence genome contains the following window.
taaaaatatataatacatcaaatacattacaaacattaaaataaatatttccaaacaattgaaaatacattaaaaaatttgtacttaaataacactaagataattgGTACTTAGCAAGTAAacgcctctaaaatagtagcaaaattaacaataaaaaaagagttatacaatatccaaacaataacaataaaatagtaacaatgtaatagtaaaattgtaatGGCCTAATtatcagtggtgtcggaaatggtgatttgaggtcactaaatccgataaataagattgaacaagatagtaatttaatatttatgagtcaagtaagaatttagaagaatttgtgaaatggtgaaattagtgaattaaaagaatttattaggtcaaacgggtcaaaaatgaggtatcgagacctcaaaattgaaaattgagctataaatatttttataaatatttatggagtgtcattgagttagtattaaagttttgttagaaaattttaacgtttagatggctaattaattaaaaaggacaaaattgaaaatagcgtaaaatttgttaaattgtgagtaaatagcttaagtatttaaaaagatggatttaaagagcaattagacccaaggttaatggctggacggtttgggtatgaaataagcaagaaaacaatgtgaacaagggggaAAATTgaaaatagcataaaagttaatagttaaataatgatgtaattgaaaaatctagacatttcttcatattttctcagccaaaacgccatagaaggtctgaagaaagctggtttttcatatttttacatcatgtgagtttaattcttacttttttcttgataatttttttatatttttatgacttttacaattaggtccacttatagaattcattagtttttgattttatgggtgaaattggaagttaagCTGGATGGATTAgggaagtttatgatgaattattatgaaatttaagttctaatttcatattaaggtggttttattaagtgattttgataggaaatgatatttaggacctaattgtgaaaaagttataAATTGAAGGTTGctgttgaaattcagaatataaaaggttttgaaatagtttataatgataaaataaagtgttaattgagaaaaattagttcaattgatgggtgaattgagcagggactaaattgtgaaaactgtaaattttggggtaaaagtgtaattttgaaatttgaacagcataaattgtgaagtgaaatagaaatcaaataaatgctaatgagtagaaatattttatattatagatcaagaatccaaagaagaacgaggaaaagaaaaagttgcggaatagtccctaaatttcaatatcttctacaAATTAGCCGGGTAAGTTCATGTGGTTGAATTTACATGTTTATTTGGGAATGATTGAAGTGATgtgttattatatatgaattttttgtgggattgtgtaaattttgttaatgaaagaataaatgtggaaatgcaaattaggaaaaacgcaggattgagtacgttcgtatcgtgacatgtgatgaattgacggataagaccatggttgttccatggaaaagtgtgaaatgtaggtatggtatcatccatactgagttgtgaaatgtaggtatggtatcatccatacgGAGTTGTGATATGTAGGTATGGAATCATCCATACTAAATTGTGatatgtaggtatggtattatcaaaTCCATACTGAGTTAAGAAATGTAGGTATGGCATTGCCCATACCGAGTTGTAAAATGTAAGTATCgtatttcaatgaggaaaaccatactgagttatgaATCGTGGCACTGAACAATGacgtactcaatttcgtaagccgtttcctaatttgattataataaataaaagagaagtgATCCAAATGAAAGAGATTGAGTAGTTGTTATTGTTGAGCTCAACTATGTGAATTATTATAACAATGGTTGTGAATCGCAGGAAACTTTAGTAAATGTTTTGGTATTGTTTGGAAATATTATGTTGGTAAGCATTACttttaaacctatgaacttactaagcttcaataagcttacttgtgtgtgtttgatatttttatgtagattgaattGAAGTGAAGTTGGTAGATCGGAAGAACACAACAAAGCACGCTATCCAGATCAATTCCGGtagcttttattttatgtttgaatatttatatggcatgtatagagtttaaatgaaatgaagtaaagatgtcaacattttgtactaaaacagtttttggttagtagcagtaatttgactttgaaaattcaccataaattatgaaaatctcattagaggttgaataaaatatgaaattaaatcttattgaatctagtttcacatagaagaaacggtgtaagaaaaagGCTTTCATAtcaggagatatttgaatttttgtgagacaaggtcataGTGATTTTGAactcccctattctgatttgtaaaaatcattaaaaattgtacaaaaatatttaggagtcatactatatatatatggattccttattgagtctatttttaagagaaacaattgtcttggttatttgaattctgtacatggagaaatttggttcgtagtgcacaggggtcagagtagccgaaccctgaaataggggagacttcaactaataaactgtactaattgacccaaccaaaaattctagaaaaaaaatattaagtagatATATAAgcctagatttagggaaaatttacggatttggatttcgagattttaaactcgagatatgatttttttttgcgtCTGTAATGCAGTTGGATAGCTTGTCTAGAAAGTGTGatataaattgtttgaatttatttaagtgctcaaataagtttagtaatgcctcgtgctcgactccggcgatggtctcgggtaaaggggctgttacatttattggtatcagagctttggtttagtcgattctcggaacgAATTTGAtgtgtaaagtgtttagaaatacatgccatataaatctgtgatagtgtgatgtgaatGATCCGATCTAAGTACTAATTTTTgttatagattgtaaagatgcCTGATAGACCCGATGGTGCTAGTCAGGAAGATGAAGTTAATAGTAAAATACAGACTTCTGAGCAGGGAACAAGTGGTAATGTCCCGATTTCTTTGAtgagagaggaagaacttaaaaatatgatttacaGATTAATGAATCAGTGGTATCATGAAACAATATAAGGAAGAAGTCAGGCACAACAACTTCCTCCTCCCCCTACTGTACCACCAGTTACAACCCCGGTTGCTCCTCTTTTAACAGATGAATCTAGCAAAAGAACACCGATTGAAAAACTCAGAAAGTTTGGAGCTGAAGAATTTCGAGGGAGATCGGACGATGATCCGGTTAAAGCAGAGTATTGGTTAAAGAGTTTGGAGAGAGTTTTTAAACAGATGATGTGTTCTCCGGAGGACTATTTGAGGTGTGCAGTTTCGTTATTAAAAGAAGAAGCGTATAATTGGTGGAAACCATTGAGGCAGTGGTACCTGCAGATAAacttacctgggaattcttccaaaatgaatttaagaagaagtaTGTGGGAAAGAGATATTTAGAtaagaagaagagagaatttcttgatctTCGACAAGGGAATAAAATAGTGGtcgaatatgaaagagaatttgtgtatctcagtagatatgctcgggatgTTGTACCGACAGAGGAAGAAATGTGCATTagatttgaagaagggcttaATGATGAAATCAGAATGATGATTGGAGGTACAGAGATTCGAGAATTTGTGATTCTGTCTGATCGAgctcaaaagatggaagaagtgTATAACAGAAAGATGCAAAGAGAAAGAAGAGGTAAAGAGGTATACAAAAGAAGTTTCTCTAGACCAACTTCGACTTTTCCGGTCAAAAAGTTCAGAGATGATTCTAGTCGACCTGTTATAATTCTGGAACGATCGAGTAAAAGTAAAACGACTCAACAAGATGTCGAAGTAACTAAGAAACCAGCAGCTAGTGTTAGTAGTGTGCAAAATATTCCGAGACTTAGATGTAAAAATTATGGTAGATTTCatattggtgagtgttggggaagaGCCGgagcttgttataaatgtggtggAACTGATCATTTTATTCGGGACTGTCCTCAATTATTAAAAGAAGATAGAGAACAAGGGGAGAAGCAAGCAAATACTCCTCAGAAAGGTAAACGTTCGGGTCAAAATAGTGCTGCTGGAACTGTTCATTCGGGAACGAGAGATACTGCAGCTCGATCAGAGACAAGAGCACCTGCACGTACATATGCTATCCGGACAAGAGAAGAAGCTTCTGCTCCACATGTGATAGCTGGTAATTTCTATCTTTTTGATGATTCTGtgtatgctttaattgatcctggatctacacattcatatatttgcactgcattagtgtcagaaaagaaaatgACTGTTGAGTCCACTGACCTTGAATTGCAAGTCACTAATCCACTAGGGCAAAGTGTGTTGGTTAATTTAATATGTCGGAATTGTCCACTGAAAATACAAGGCTGTGAATTCTCTGTTGATTTAATGTTGTTACCTTTccgagaatttgatgttattcttggaatGGATTGCTTGATTAAACACGACGTCATAGTGAATTGTAGAGAAAAACGGATTGATTTAAAATGCCAAACAGGGGAAATAGTTTCAGCTGAGTTTGGGGATAAAAAGAATGATGTCGGAATTATTTCAGCCTTTACAGCTCGAAAATTGATTCAGAAAGGTAATGAAGCTTTTTTAGCTTATATTCTTGATACTCGGGGTTCTGAATTGAAGATGGAACAATTGTCAGTTGTTAATGAGTttactgatgtgtttcctgaggaattacctggtttaccccCATATTGTGAGGTTGAATTCACAATTGATGTAATTTCGGGTACAGCTCCGATATCAATAACACCGTATAGAATGGAACcagctgagttaaaagagttgaagacacagttgcaagagttattgGACAAAGGGTTCATCAGACTGAGTACATCACCTTAGGGCACAcctgtcttatttgtgaaaaaaaaatggttcgttgcgattgtgtattgattacagacagttgaacaaggtaacaattaaaaataaatatccattacctcgtatcgatgatttatttgatcaactgaaaggtgctgcagtgttctcaaaatagagtTCTCAAAATAGACcttagatctgggtattatcagctgaaggttaaagagtgtgatgtgccaaagactacttttcgaactcggtatggtcactacgaatttttggtaatgccttttggtttaacgaatgcccctgctgcatttatggatttaatgaatcgaatttttcagtcttatttagatagatttgtggtggtatttattgatgacatattggtctATTCAAAGACAGAATCCGAACATGCACAACACTTGAGAATTGtactacagactttgagagaaaagcagttatatgtgaaatttagtaaatgtgagttttggcttcatgaGGTTGGATTTCTGGGTCATATTATATCAGCTGAAGGAATTCGTATGGATTCAAGTAAAGTTTCGGCAGTGGTGAATTGGAAAACACTGAAGAATGTAACTGAAGtgcgaagttttctgggattagcagGATACTATCGCCGTTTTGTAAAGAATTTTTCCATGATTGCTTCACCAATGACTCGTTTATTACAGAAGAATGCTGAGTTTATGTGGTCTGATGAATGTCAGTAGAGCTTTGATCAGTTAAAGAAAATGTTAACAGAAGCTCCAGTTTTGACTCAACCAGAATCAGGTATACCGTAtgttgtgtacagtgatgcatctttaagtggtttgggttgtgtgttaatGCAGTCGGGAaaggtggtggcttatgcttcacggcaattaaaaccacatgaaaagaattaccctacacatgatcttgagttagctgcaattgtttttgctttaaaaatttggatacactatttatatggtgagaagtgttaTATGTATacggatcacaaaagtttgaaatacttaatgactcagaaggaactgaacTTAAGACAGAGATGGTGGttagagttgttgaaagactatgatttagttattgactatcatctagGGAAAGCTAATGTAGTTACTGATGCACTGAGTCGAAAGTCATCCTTGTTTGCACTTCgggcaatgaatgctcatttggctcTTAATGAAGAAGGTGTTGTATTAGTAGAATTGAAGGTAAAACCAatgtttcttcaacaaattcagaaGCTGCAGAATGAAGATCCAAAATTGGTGCTGACACGGCTAATGGTTCGGGATAATTTAGATTCAGAGTTCAGTATTGATGATGAAGGTATATTGCGCTATCATaataggatttgtgttccaaaTAATTCTGATTTAAAGAATGATATTCTTTCTGAAGCGCATAATAGTATGTattctattcatccgggtagtacaaagatgtatggTGATCTGAAAAAGACATATTGGTAGCCTGGTGTGAAAAgagaaatttcagaatttattgcaaaatgtttgatttgccaGCAAGTTAAAGCAGAGCATCAAGTGCCAACGGGTTTATTACAACCcattatgattcctgaatggaagtgggagcatatttcaatggattttgtgtcaggttTGCCTGtgactccaagaaagaaagattcgatatgggtgattattgatagattgacaaagtcagcacattttattccagtcagaacagATTTTTCACTTAAGAAGTTAGCAGAATTGTATGTGTCaaagattgtgagactacatggaGTTCCAATATCTATCATTTCAGACtgggatccgaggtttacttcaagattttagaataaattgcaagaagctttaggcaccagattgaattttagtacaacatttcatcctcaaacagatggacagtcagagcgagtgattcaaattttaaaagatatgttAAGATGTAGTATACTCGAGTTTGGTGACAgatgggaaaggtatttaccgttGGCTGAGTTTGCTTTCAACAATAGCTATCAAtctagtataaaaatggcaccatttgagGCTCTTTATGGTACAAAATGCAAGACTCCATTGTGTTGGTTTGAATTGAGTGAATCAAAAATagttggggttgatttgattcgagaaaccgaagagaaagtccggattattcgagatagtctaaaagctgCTTCAGACCATCAGAAGTCATAtacggatttaaaacgaagagacaTAGAATATGTTGTGGGTGAtcgagtatttttaaaagtttcaccgtggaaaaaTGTGTTACGGTTTGGTAAAAAGGGGAAATTAAGTCCGAGattcatagggccatatgaagtTGTGGAAATGATTGGTCCTGTAGCTTATCAGTTGGCTTTACCTCCGGAACTTgagaagattcacaatgtgtttcatgtgtctatgctaagGCGGTATAGGTCAGATCCTTCACACGTAATTCCTCATATTGAAATTGAGCTTCAACTAGATATGACTTATTCAGAAGAACCAGTgaagattttggctcgtgaagttaaagaaTTGCGGAACAAAAAAGTACAATtggttaaagtattatggcatcgacatggtatggaggaggcaacctgggaaacagAGGAGTCAATGAGATCATAGTATCCAAATATATTTTCACgtaacaaatttcgaggacgaaatttttaaaggggggagagttgtaacagcctaattttcagtggtgtcagaaatggtgatttgaggtcactaaatccgataaataagattgaacaagatagtaatttaatatttatgagtcaagtaagaatttagaagaatttgtgaaatggtgaaattagtgaattaaaagaatttattaggtcaaacgggtcaaaaacgaggtatcgagacctcaaaattgaaaatcgagctataaatatttttataaatatttatggagtgtcattgagttagtattaaagttttgttagaaaattttaacgtttggatggctaattaattaaaaaggacaaaattgaaaatagcgcaaaatttgttaaattgtgagtaaatagcttaagtatttaaaaagatggatttaaagagcaattagacccaaggttaatggctggacggtttgggtatgaaataagcaagaaaacaatgtgaacaagggagAAAATTgaaaatagcataaaagttaatagttaaataatgatgtaattgaaaaatctagacatttcttcatattttctcagccaaaacgccatagaaggtctgaagaaagctggtttttcatatttttacatcatgtgagtttaattcttgcttttttcttgataatttttttatatttttatgacttttacaattaggtccacttatagaattcattagtttttgattttatgggtgaaattggaagttaagCTGGATGGATTAgggaagtttatgatgaattattatgaaatttaagttctaatttcatattaaggtggttttattaagtgattttgataggaaatgatatttaggacctaattgtgaaaaagttacgAATTGAAGGTTGctgttgaaattcagaatataaaaggttttgaaatagtttataatgataaaataaagtgttaattgagaaaaattagttcaattgatgggtgaattgagcagggactaaattgtgaaaactgtaaattttggggtaaaagtgtaatttcgaaatttgaacagcataaattgtgaagtgaaatagaaatcaaataaatgctaatgagtagaaatattttatattatagatcaagaatccaaagaagaacgaggaaaagaaaaagttgcggaatagtccctaaatttcaatatcttctacaAATTAGCCGGGTAAGTTCATGTGGTTGAATTTACATGTTTATTTGGGAATGATTGAAGTAATgtgttattatatatgaatttgttgtgggattgtgtaaattttgttaatgaaagaataaatgtggaaatgcaaattaggaaaaacgcaggattgagtacgttcgtatcgtgacatgtgatgaattgacggataagaccatggttgttccatggaaaagtgtgaaatgtaggtatggtatcatccatattgagttgtgaaatgtaggtatggtatcatccatacgGAGTTGTGATATGTAagtatggtatcatccatactAAATTGTGatatgtaggtatggtattatcaaaTCCATACTGAGTTAAGAAATGTAGGTATGGCATTGCCCATACCGAGTTGTAAAATGTAAGTATCgtatttcaatgaggaaaaccatactgagttatgaATCGTGGCACTGAACAACGacgtactcaatttcgtaagccgtttcctaatttgattataataaataaaagagaagtgATCCAAATGAAAGAGATTGAGTAGTTGTTATTGTTGAGCTCAACTATGTGAATTATTATAACAATGGTTGTGAATCGCAGGAAACTTTAGTAAATGTTTTGGTATTGTTTGGAAATATTATGTTGGTAAGCATTACttttaaacctatgaacttactaagcttcaataagcttacttgtgtgtgtttgatatttttatgtagattgaattGAAGTGAAGTTGGTAGATCGGAAGAACACAACAAAGCACGCTATCCAGATCAATTCCGgtagcttttgttttatgtttgaagatttatatggcatgtatagagtttaaatgaaatgaagtaaagatgtcaacattttgtactaaaacagtttttggttagtagcagcagtttgaatttgaaaattaaccataaattatgaaaatctcattagaggttgaataaaatatgaaattaaatcttattgaatctagtttcacatagaagaaacggtgtaagcaaaaggtTTTCATAtcaggagatatttgaatttttgtgagacaaagtcagagTGATTTTGAACTCCCATGTTCTGATTtgtaaaaatcgttaaaaaatgtacaaaaatatttaggagtcatactatatatatatggatttcttattgagtctatttttaagagaaacaatcggcttggttatttgaattctgtacatggagaaatttggttcgtagtgcacaggggtcagagtagccgaaccctgaaacaggggagacttc
Protein-coding sequences here:
- the LOC121218483 gene encoding uncharacterized protein, yielding MPDRPDGASQEDEVNSKIQTSEQGTSGRSQAQQLPPPPTVPPVTTPVAPLLTDESSKRTPIEKLRKFGAEEFRGRSDDDPVKAEYWLKSLERVFKQMMCSPEDYLRCAVSLLKEEAYNWWKPLRQWYLQINLPGNSSKMNLRRKEEMCIRFEEGLNDEIRMMIGGTEIREFVILSDRAQKMEEVYNRKMQRERRGKEVYKRSFSRPTSTFPVKKFRDDSSRPVIILERSSKSKTTQQDVEVTKKPAASVSSVQNIPRLRCKNYGRFHIGECWGRAGACYKCGGTDHFIRDCPQLLKEDREQGEKQANTPQKGKRSGQNSAAGTVHSGTRDTAARSETRAPARTYAIRTREEASAPHVIAVSEKKMTVESTDLELQVTNPLGQSVLVNLICRNCPLKIQGCEFSVDLMLLPFREFDVILGMDCLIKHDVIVNCREKRIDLKCQTGEIVSAEFGDKKNDVGIISAFTARKLIQKGNEAFLAYILDTRGSELKMEQLSVVNEFTDVFPEELPGLPPYCEVEFTIDVISGTAPISITPYRMEPAELKELKTQLQELLDKGFIRLSTSP